One Mangifera indica cultivar Alphonso chromosome 4, CATAS_Mindica_2.1, whole genome shotgun sequence genomic region harbors:
- the LOC123212991 gene encoding glucan endo-1,3-beta-glucosidase 3 isoform X2, which yields MALILLILFLHLSVSAVSADEDAFIGVNIGTDLSDMPSPTQVVALLKAQNLRHVRLYDADQAMLRALANTGIQVTVSVPNDQLLGIGQSNATAANWVARNVIAHVPATNITVIAVGSEVLTVLPNAGPVLVSALKYIHSALVASNLDGQIKVSTPHSSSIILDSFPPSQAFFNRSWDPVMVPLLKFLQSTSSSLMLNVYPYYDYMQSNGVIPLDYALFRPLPPNKEAVDANTLLHYTNVFDAIVDAAYFAMSDLNFTNIPIVVLESGWPSKGDSSEPDATIDNANTYNSNLIRHVLNNTGTPKHPGIAVSTYIYELYNEDTRPGSVSEKNWGLFDASGVPVYVLHLTGAGTVLANDTTNQTFCVAKDGADRKMLQAALDWACGPGKVDCSVLLQGQPCYEPDNVISHSTYAFNAYFQQMGKSPGTCDFKGVATITTTDPSHGSCIFPGSISTNGTSLAPSSNSTASGCPSQHFYGGNFFTNSVIIGVLLVSVVFL from the exons ATGCCTTCATTGGTGTGAACATTGGTACAGACCTTTCAGACATGCCAAGCCCAACTCAGGTAGTGGCCCTCCTCAAGGCTCAGAATCTTAGACATGTCAGGCTCTATGATGCTGACCAAGCCATGCTTCGTGCCCTTGCCAATACTGGAATCCAAGTGACTGTTTCTGTTCCCAATGATCAGCTCCTTGGTATTGGTCAGTCCAATGCCACTGCAGCCAACTGGGTTGCTCGCAATGTTATAGCTCATGTCCCTGCCACCAACATCACTGTCATTGCTGTTGGATCCGAAGTCCTCACAGTGCTCCCGAATGCAGGTCCAGTCTTAGTCTCTGCTTTGAAGTATATCCATTCCGCCCTAGTTGCCTCTAATCTTGATGGCCAAATTAAAGTCTCTACCCCACATTCTTCTTCTATCATACTTGACTCCTTTCCTCCATCTCAAGCTTTCTTTAATCGCTCCTGGGATCCAGTCATGGTTCCGCTGCTAAAATTTTTGCAGTCCACCAGTTCTTCCCTTATGCTCAATGTATATCCATATTATGATTACATGCAATCTAATGGTGTAATTCCATTGGACTATGCTCTTTTCCGCCCCCTCCCTCCTAATAAGGAAGCAGTGGATGCTAACACTCTTTTACATTATACTAATGTCTTTGATGCTATCGTTGATGCTGCATATTTTGCAATGTCTGATCTAAACTTTACCAATATCCCAATTGTCGTGCTGGAGTCTGGCTGGCCTTCAAAGGGTGACTCATCTGAACCAGATGCAACAATTGATAATGCTAACACATACAACAGTAACTTGATCAGGCATGTGCTTAATAACACAGGAACACCTAAACACCCTGGGATTGCAGTCAGCACCTATATTTATGAGCTTTACAATGAAGATACGAGACCTGGATCAGTCTCTGAGAAGAACTGGGGGCTTTTTGATGCCAGTGGAGTACCAGTATATGTCTTACATTTGACAGGTGCTGGGACTGTTTTGGCTAATGACACTACAAACCAAACCTTTTGTGTTGCAAAGGATGGTGCTGACCGGAAGATGCTACAGGCAGCACTTGATTGGGCTTGTGGTCCTGGAAAAGTTGATTGTTCAGTGTTATTGCAAGGTCAGCCATGTTATGAGCCAGATAATGTGATTTCACATTCAACATATGCTTTCAATGCTTATTTTCAACAAATGGGTAAATCTCCTGGGACCTGTGATTTTAAAGGGGTGGCTACCATCACTACAACAGATCCAA GTCATGGTTCTTGTATATTTCCTGGAAG TATATCAACAAATGGAACATCACTGGCTCCTTCATCAAATTCAACAGCTTCCGGATGCCCTTCACAGCACTTCTATGGTGGTAACTTTTTCACAAACTCAGTGATTATCGGAGTACTACTTGTAAGTGTAGTTTTCTTGTAG
- the LOC123212991 gene encoding glucan endo-1,3-beta-glucosidase 3 isoform X1 produces MALILLILFLHLSVSAVSADEDAFIGVNIGTDLSDMPSPTQVVALLKAQNLRHVRLYDADQAMLRALANTGIQVTVSVPNDQLLGIGQSNATAANWVARNVIAHVPATNITVIAVGSEVLTVLPNAGPVLVSALKYIHSALVASNLDGQIKVSTPHSSSIILDSFPPSQAFFNRSWDPVMVPLLKFLQSTSSSLMLNVYPYYDYMQSNGVIPLDYALFRPLPPNKEAVDANTLLHYTNVFDAIVDAAYFAMSDLNFTNIPIVVLESGWPSKGDSSEPDATIDNANTYNSNLIRHVLNNTGTPKHPGIAVSTYIYELYNEDTRPGSVSEKNWGLFDASGVPVYVLHLTGAGTVLANDTTNQTFCVAKDGADRKMLQAALDWACGPGKVDCSVLLQGQPCYEPDNVISHSTYAFNAYFQQMGKSPGTCDFKGVATITTTDPSHGSCIFPGSNGRNGTISTNGTSLAPSSNSTASGCPSQCFHGGNIVTNSVIIGILLVSAVFL; encoded by the exons ATGCCTTCATTGGTGTGAACATTGGTACAGACCTTTCAGACATGCCAAGCCCAACTCAGGTAGTGGCCCTCCTCAAGGCTCAGAATCTTAGACATGTCAGGCTCTATGATGCTGACCAAGCCATGCTTCGTGCCCTTGCCAATACTGGAATCCAAGTGACTGTTTCTGTTCCCAATGATCAGCTCCTTGGTATTGGTCAGTCCAATGCCACTGCAGCCAACTGGGTTGCTCGCAATGTTATAGCTCATGTCCCTGCCACCAACATCACTGTCATTGCTGTTGGATCCGAAGTCCTCACAGTGCTCCCGAATGCAGGTCCAGTCTTAGTCTCTGCTTTGAAGTATATCCATTCCGCCCTAGTTGCCTCTAATCTTGATGGCCAAATTAAAGTCTCTACCCCACATTCTTCTTCTATCATACTTGACTCCTTTCCTCCATCTCAAGCTTTCTTTAATCGCTCCTGGGATCCAGTCATGGTTCCGCTGCTAAAATTTTTGCAGTCCACCAGTTCTTCCCTTATGCTCAATGTATATCCATATTATGATTACATGCAATCTAATGGTGTAATTCCATTGGACTATGCTCTTTTCCGCCCCCTCCCTCCTAATAAGGAAGCAGTGGATGCTAACACTCTTTTACATTATACTAATGTCTTTGATGCTATCGTTGATGCTGCATATTTTGCAATGTCTGATCTAAACTTTACCAATATCCCAATTGTCGTGCTGGAGTCTGGCTGGCCTTCAAAGGGTGACTCATCTGAACCAGATGCAACAATTGATAATGCTAACACATACAACAGTAACTTGATCAGGCATGTGCTTAATAACACAGGAACACCTAAACACCCTGGGATTGCAGTCAGCACCTATATTTATGAGCTTTACAATGAAGATACGAGACCTGGATCAGTCTCTGAGAAGAACTGGGGGCTTTTTGATGCCAGTGGAGTACCAGTATATGTCTTACATTTGACAGGTGCTGGGACTGTTTTGGCTAATGACACTACAAACCAAACCTTTTGTGTTGCAAAGGATGGTGCTGACCGGAAGATGCTACAGGCAGCACTTGATTGGGCTTGTGGTCCTGGAAAAGTTGATTGTTCAGTGTTATTGCAAGGTCAGCCATGTTATGAGCCAGATAATGTGATTTCACATTCAACATATGCTTTCAATGCTTATTTTCAACAAATGGGTAAATCTCCTGGGACCTGTGATTTTAAAGGGGTGGCTACCATCACTACAACAGATCCAA GTCATGGTTCTTGTATATTTCCTGGAAG TAATGGAAGAAATGGCACTATATCAACAAATGGAACATCACTGGCTCCCTCATCAAATTCAACAGCTTCTGGATGCCCTTCACAGTGCTTCCATGGTGGTAACATTGTCACAAACTCGGTGATTATTGGAATATTACTTGTGAGTGCAGTTTTCTTGTAG